The genomic segment AATAACTGTAATTATATGTATATCATCCATACAAACATAGCTACATGCATAAAGTCtataaaatatgattttgttATGTTACATTTGTTGCTTTTAACGTACATAATTACCTATTATAACAATAACAGCTATCCAAAAATGATAAAAGAACGTATATTTCCCTTCCATAATTGTAccgttggaagaaaaaaaaagtggtgTAGAGTatcagaagaattttttttttcaaaaaacagaaaaatcggCGGTTCTGGAAGGATCTGTCGTTCCTTCCTCCTTGTTCCCAACCGAGATTCTGTCCGTTAGGACATTGGCGGCGGCATTTCCGTTACCGTTATCGTTACGGTTTCCGAATACCTCTTGCACCGACTTCTCCACATCGATGGGATCATGGCCCTCCGCGCCCTCCTCTTCCCAATCTGCCACCGCCGGAATAAACGGCGGCCGCGATATCCGAAGGACCGAGTCCCAGTCTACCCCTCTGAAAAAGTCGTGCTGCTTGACGCCGTCAGACGAGATTCTCCTCCCGGGGTCCTTCTCGAGGAGACGGCGTATCAGATCCCGTAACGGCGTTTGCTCTCCCGTCAGCTCCGGCTCCATTGTTAGGATCCGGTAGAACGTTTCCTTCCGATTTTGCCCCCGGAACGGCGTCCGGCCGTAGAGCATCTCGTAGAGGAGGACGCCGAGGCTCCACCAGTCGACGGCGAAATCGTGGCCGTTCCCCTGGATGATCTCGGGCGCCACGTACTCCTCCGTCCCCACGAACGAGTTCGACTTCCCCGACGCCGACGACCCGGAGGTGGACTCGTCGCCGGCGGAGACGAAGCCCTCCTCCGGCGAGTCGGAGCTCTCCGGCGACACGCCGGCATTGCAGGAGAACCAGCGCGGGAAGCGCTTCTTCTTTGCGGGGGCCGCCGGCGGCGGATGATCGCGGCGGCGGTGGGGTTCAGGTTTCTTGGCGGCGACTTTGAGAGGTTCCGGCGGTCTCGCCGGGAGCCTGGTGGAGAGGTCGAAGTCGATGAGCATCAGATGGCCGTTTTCTTGGATCAAAAcgttctcgggcttcaaatctcTGTAGACGATCCCCAATCCGTGCAAGTACTCCAGGGCGAGCACCAGCTCCGCCGCGTAAAACCTGAAGAAGATCGAAGGAGCACCGGATTTAGGTTAAAAATCGGGAAAAATTTCAGAACAGATCGAATAGACCAAGCGATTTTGCGAGATGGAGAGCTCACCGGATGACACCGTCAGAGAACATCCTCTCCGTCTGGCGCCGGCGGAGAGCGTTGAGATCGCCGCCGGAGCAGCGCTGGATGACGAACCCGACGATCTTATCGGTGGAGACGACGCCACGGAGGGAGGGGAGCAAGGGATGGCAGACGGCGAGGAGGACGTCCCGCTCGAACCAGACCCGGCGATAGGCGTCGTCGGAGGCGGAGTCTGTATTATTCTTGTGCTCGATGGAGGACCGGGAGATGGCCTTGAGGGCGAGGGCCTCGGGGGAGGTGGGGGCGCGGACGAGGAAGACGACGCCCTTGGCACCGCGGCCGAGGACGGCGACGGCCCTCAGGTCGCCGAGGTCCAGCGGCGCCGGCGCCGGCAGTTCGTCGGCCATCGCCAGCGGAGGTAATAGGGATGAAACCTAGTAGAGAAGCgagtttttttttaaccaaTATTTGGGGGGCAGGTTTTGGGCTTTCCGAAGGAAATATTGCTTCGCGGGCAAGAAATAGAGGGCAGAATCCCTGCGGCGGGACAGAGAAGGTAGAAACGGACCGCATGGACAGCCACCGAATCCCGTGACGACTACGGACGCGTTTTTATGGCGCTGTTTTTTACGCGGACGCAATTTAAATCCGCATAGAAATATCGGTGGTCAGTCTTAACACCTTCCGTTCCATCCCATTATCTCAGTCATCCTCAGAGTTTAATATGACGGTTTTGGTGAATTATGTTACGTAACATTATACttatacaaataaaataatggcAAAAGATAATGGTTGCCGTAAATACCTTATATTCCAGTCAACGGTCGTCATTggaatttatattattattttttcaagaaaattTGGAATTTATATTGTCATCCTGAAAATTTTCttacaaaatttaaaatttgtatttgattctTTCTCTCAAAAATAGGTACAAATTGAAAtccaatatttttcttaaatttttcgtCATTTTGGCATATTAGCAAAACTGAtataactattattattattataatttaaatagaatttttttatgaatatctttctaaatatcgaattttacatgaataccctcctaaaattgatatttacatatatattctCGTAAAACAAAACACTTGCTTTGCTATTGTAcctttttttatcattatttttgcatACATATCCATACTATTTAAtagcattaaaaaattaatgattttaaattaaaatgactaaaatattcttaatggagaaatgtgcaaaaaaaaattattaggcGATTGCAATGGagaacaaaaaagtaatttctatatattatttatttttaattaaaataaatataaattttattaacggtgttagaagaaccgttatattagaaGCATTtgtgtaaaaataatattttataaaaaatataaaataaatataaatgttaaaaaaagTATTTCCATAAATTTGTATTTTTAGAAGCATATTCATGTAAAAAAATTAGTAAAGAAGTTCAGATCACTCGAAATTGGAATAACTAGCggccagtataaataagttccACGTTATCCCGCGGATAGCGGATCCGGTCCCGCACGGTAGTTTTATGAGAACGTACGGAACGAGAGATCGGTACTTTTCTTCGCGGCGCGGCATTTTTTCCTCCTCGTGATATGTGCGCGAGGTCTGCCCTTCTAGAAGGAGGGAGCGGGGACTCTGTTAACGCAATCTGGACCGTTGAAACAGAGTTGGTAGGTGGACACCGTGAGTGGGTACCACGCGATACGGCGCGAAGGTGGAGAAATGGACGGTCTTGATTGATACGGCCGTGAATCGGAGGCGTGGAGAGGGGCAGTTcggtctttttatttttttatacgtGCAGTTCgaaggggtggttctatatacaccccccctattgctcaggacaccccccaaaaattaaaaaaaaattaaatactctctacaccccccccatttgctaaggacacccctaaaaaattaaaaattcctaaattaccccccacccttcccaccccctcatctaaattgctctctacacccccccaaacccccccaccccgctctttcCCTCCgaaacacccgccggcttctcccttccgcccaaaaaacctcgcctcaagcacctccccggccatctcccgagcaacgagcacctcgccggcggaggaggaggggggaggcggaggaggaggacggggaggcggggggaggcggagggggaggtgggggatggggaggaggaggaaggaggacggggaggtgggggaagaggagtgagaggaggtggcggaggaggaggggggaggcggaggaggaggacggggaggtggaggggaggtggagggggaggtggagggggaggacggggaggtggaggggaggagggggggaggtgggggatggggaggaggaggaaggaggacggggaggtgggggatggggaggaggaggaagcgggcgcaggggggaggggggaggaagacgaggcggagggtgatgggggaggcggaggaggaggaggaggaggcggaggaggaggacggggaggtgggggatggggaggaggaggaggagggggaggggtgaTGGGGGAGGCGGGGAATCAGGAGGGGTAggagggggaggcggaggaggaggacggggaggtgggggatggggaggaggaggaagcgggcgcaggggggaggggggaggaagaggaggaggaggggtgataggggaggcggaggaggaggaggaggaggcggcagtgaggaggagggggaggggaggaggcggcagtgaggaggaaggggggtttactgagaaaatttcaagggcaatatggtaattacactaaaggttagtttgggtattttttttttggtttttggggggtgtccttagcaatagggggggtgtatatagaaccacccagtTCGAAGGCACCGGAAAGCGGGAAGCTATTTGTTGCTTAACGCGCCACGTGGAGGGAAGTTGGCGGCTtgttataaattataattataGAGATAGTTGTGCTCCGCACGTGACATGGTCAGGAAATCTTTTACCATGCAAAATCTGGAAAGTTCTCTCCGTTATGACAGGTATATACCTTTTTCTGTTAATATGTTTTAACTTAAATCAATTATTTGGATGGAGATCCAGCAGAGACATGCAGCCAATTAAGATCTGCCACATGGCTAATTATAATCTTTCTACATTTCAAGCTTGTTTGGTTTGGGATAAGTCTCCTGAagctacttttcttttttttaaaaaagattagGCTATTGTAGGAAAGTTTAGCTTTATAGAGCCAATTAAGCACCTAAAGTAGGCTTTGCTAGGCTGAACTAATTTGCATACTAAGGAAACCAAAAAGGCCTAAAGATAATAAAGAATTTGTATTTCATGACTTGTACACTAGAACTATCATCGGAGATGCTTGATGAAGGTGGAGAAAAGTATAATGGATGTGATCATATGTGAGAAGATGGTAATTTGGAACTTTGGCTTAGAAAATTGGCATTAGTTGACCGGTTGGTTAGCCTCTCAATAGGCATTGGTGGTTTGAAACTTTGGCTTAGAAAAGTTGCCAAGGCTTGATGCAAGTAACATGGGTTCAATTATGCGAGAATTATGAGGTTGCAAGAGGGTGATTTAAAGTTAGAGGATGAAAGAGGATGCGTGCCTGCAAGTTCTAATTCAATCGAAAAAAAATCCCTCCAAAACATTTGACTAAAACTGCAGCAAAATTTGACCACACTTGTAATTAGGAAAGCTGCTTTGAAGAGGTCCCCTCACCACTCCAACCATTCCCTTCTTATCcctaataattaatataatgatatatattattattataattccattatatcaataataatatcataatattattcCAAATTTTATAATTAGTATTGCATTACTTTAACAATCATTTcttaatattataaaaaaaagtaacatgatataattatatattataatagtattattataataattacattatattattggATAGTATAATGCATAGGATAAATAATACATCTAGTTAGATGTTAACTGTTAATTTTTCCTTGGGGTCTTCGACCTTACaccccaaccaaaaaaaaaaaaaaaatcaaccgaGTTTCTTTCTATCCTAATTTCTAAATCTCAAAAAAATTACAGAAATAaacaaataagtaaataaacaaGTTTTTAATGATATATTTTACTCCGTTTTCTAGGATAAAGAGAGGTGACTTGAACTGAGAAACTAAATTTTGTTTGAAAATTAAGTATAGAcaaaaattttaccaaaaaaaaaaaaaaaaaaaagttgagctGGGGCATCAGAGATTGCAAGACATATATATAGAGTTGCATCTGCTCATTGCAAGTCTAGCAATTAACCAACCACAAATATGATCAGGTTGATCCATCCATTTCTATTGAAGAAAACTTCTGGTGGCTGAGCCCATCTCCTTTTGAGAGGGGGTTCTCTTTTTGAATTTGTGGAGTGTTGTTTCCCCAAGTATTTGACCAGGAAACTATATTTGGTTTTGCCCTCCCTGTTATTCTAAAACAAAGAACAATGTTTTGGCCTAGATAAATGGATTATTGGCATGAGATCTCCAGTATATGAGAGGAGATAAACAGGAAGCCTCTCTTGCTTTCTTAAGTTTGCTTCACAACCTCATCACAATGTCTTGGAGACGTGTAGAGGCGATCCCATGGAACTAGGTTGATAGATTGATTTGGGagaccaaaatccaattccgcACTCTCTTTACGCTTTCCATCTTTTATAGTTATAATATGAATCTTCAACAAAACAAACAGCACTTTTATCTCTACCTTTAACAACCAACAAAAGTTAGTGGACTTTTTTGCCACCTTCATatcatcttcctcctctttgaAAGATCATCCTTTTCAACCTTTTGAAGGAGATGcgaatctcttctctttctttctccctaCCTAAAAGAGAAGCTAAATCTAACAAATTCCTCTGAGTCTTCCTCCTTTTTGTTGAAATGAGTTGCATCAAGTCGGGTTGTCCTCTCTCCTCCAAtacattcttcttctttctctaggATATGTAAAGGggtcttctgccatctctgTCATCCACTATCTTTTACATCAGTTGGAGAGGGAACaaccatatttatatatatatcaaattattCTTTCACTTTTTTAATCTTTGTAACAAGCGAAATTGGGCACAATCTCATCCTTTCACTAATTAGCCTCTCCTCTCTCCACCATGCCTTTGGAAGGATTTATTCCATTCCTTTCAttgtaaataataaaaaaacccTCAACTAAAGTTGCTCAACCCCCTCACACATACATTGGGATGCATGCACATGTGTTTACACAGGTGCTCACATGCAATGCCTACATGTTAAAGATGCTTTGGATGCTTTGGCATAATTGGTGTTTAGAACATAAAAGTGATTCAGTCatacaatttttatttttctcaaacaaattgaaataagtaggatgatttttctgttgtTGTACACCCaaattagaaattcatgttaCACATGTGCTCACATGCAATGCCTACATGTTAAGGATGTTTTGGCATGATTCAAATTGTATAATTGGTGTTTAGAACATACAAGTGATTCGAAGTCAtacgtttttttatttttctcaaacaaattgaaatAAATAGGATGATCTTTTTGTTCTTGTACACCCAAATTAGATATTCATGTACTACTCTTCTCATCGATCATTTTATACTTCTCGTGTAGTGGATCTTTATAAAGTTAAGACTTGTTAATTTACCAATAGACTCCAAAAGCTTGAGTTGATATGGAAAAAATCAATAATATATATCAAGCTTAACACCCTGCATGTGTGGCTTGGATCATGCAATATAGACATCGAAGTGGAGGCAGGATAGTATGAAGGTGATTCGAATTTGTTGTCTCCAgcaaactttagttttgataCCATACTAACTTATAACAAGAACCCAAAAGCTTAAGTTAATAAGAAAAAGATGAACAGTGTATGCCACGCACGATAATATTCTATATGATTTTCCCGCTCTCCCATTATTAGATGTAAGTAAGTGTACGCTTTCATTTTTTTGTTTGTCCCTCACTTTTCCTCTTATAAGCATCATAATTTGTGCCCCCCTCCCCCAAAGAAACCCCCAaccaaaacataaaaaaaattcaaaaccaAAGAAGAAAGTCCACCATAGCCTCTTTCTCCTTCAACTctcttactttttttttcttatggaTGTCCTTTATCCTTTTAGTAAATTAAAGAAGATAACCCCCTCCTCCAAATTGAAACTACAAGAATTGATTTATCTTACCTTAcagtttctctctctacttaCTACAATATTGGGCTACAAACAAATTTTCTAATTCTCTCTTGCTTTCTAGATCCAAAACCATTTCGGCAAATGTACAACGCATACAATTGAAGAGATCACAAGAGCACTTAAGAATAAAACTACTAGTATTTGGTTTAGTTGCCTCATGTAAGTCAAGTAAATAAATGGTTACAATGCAAATTAATGTGTTTGGTTCTAACTACTTATCACAATTGTTATCTTGGATGAGACTTGACTAATAAATTAGTTTGATGTGGACATAAAAGAATAGAAAGTGACACAATAATTGGACCTAGGGAGGTTGTCTCAATTATGATGGTGGTAATGTAAAGTATTAAACTAACAATACTAAACTacggaaaaaataaaattattttatggagaAACAATCCTAAATTATTCTTTGACATGCCAATTAATTTAAATTGTTTAATAACTCAcaaattatgatttatgaagAATTATTGGTGCTTTTTCTACAAATAAACATACATTTATGAGTAATAACCATATGTATTGGTGATGTTGGTAGTGTTTGTCATTATCCTTCATTTTTCTTGTCTTCcatatttatttgaataaatatataaacatatcataaattttgaatttttattttggtcAATGGTTTCAACCTTCAAGTTATCCCAATTATTTTGAAACTTTTAGAAAAATTGTATGGATTGTCCATCTTAAATCCTGAATTCTTTTCTCTAGTTGATCAATTCCCTAATTTCCGATATTTTTGATCCTacacccctccccctccccccccaacccaaaaaaaaaaaaaaaaaaaatacaaaactcTCTTAAAGTTTACGTTTATTATACTTATACCCATTAGTTTGTAAAACCTACACCTACACCCAATTAAATTAATGGCATTATTAGATCCATTTCctcatataaaaaattaaaattgttcCTAAGTGAtgagtaaattataaaaaatcttCTAAGATTAGGAGTAAATTATACTAATATCCAATAGTTTGAAAAATCTAGACTTATCTTCCTGAGATTTGTTTTTATGCAATACTATAACCCATAACTTAACAGAATGTTAGCCAAACCATTAACTTTAATAGGACATAAatgccaaataaaaaaaaataaaaaataaaaaaataaccaaACTAGCCTTAAGTGATATAATATCCACCCAAGAAGGAAAACAGTTATAAGACGCAATGGGTCAGAGCTTGATTCTAATGAATTATCAGAAAAGAGCTATGTACTAAAGAAAAAGCAATCTAGATCTCTCAAGCAAGAGAATACCTCTAAAATTTTTTAATGCAGAAAACTAACATTAAGAGTTTTATCGTTTGAACCAATCTGTCTATGGTCTAAACCAGACTATAGAATCGCAATTGATGCCCCTTCCGAAAAGAAGAATTCTCACGCACttcatatatagatatagataaatCTTTTAGATGATAGGCTGCCAGAACTATTATAGCtccatatatagatatagaaaTTCTCATTCACAGtgataatattaaaaaatcatGCCTACAGTATTAGACAAGTAAAACTCAAAATCAGCTAATAATATACTGGCATCTCCGATCTCAATGATATGGTGGGCGAAAAAGTGAGAACGAAATATGATCAGAAAAGGACAGATGCTAGTTAAAAAGGATACTCGTCGTCAAATGTTGAttggaaaaaatattattattgttCGCTCGTCGGAAAAGAACGCTTGCAATAAGGTGGCAAAGTGGAAAAGAACACCTAACTGCTTAATCTCGAAGAGAAGAAGACTTTTGAAGATGTAAtacttcaaaaaaattcaaaagttagaaaaataaaaaaatcatattttcttataaagataattttgactttttataataaataaatagtttCACCAATGCTGTCaatttaaatgtatgtaaatatatatatttacaaaatataaaatataagtgtaataaacataaacctcaaaaaaaatttataaaattattgtggccactttctttttttttttttctgatggaGTATTTAagtcatattaaaaattaacaaTCTGTTAAATTATGAGTTGaagtattaaataaaaataaaccttaGAAAGATAAGCGTTGCCATAGGGTATAAGTATAATTAGGGCTACAAATGGATCGAGTTGAGTCCTGAGTGACGCCGATCCAACCCAGTTTCTTGtttgggtcctaattttggacccaaactCGACCCGATTGAAACTCGAGTCGAGTCGGATCCCTGCCTAGAAATTTTGACCCGACGGATcattcggatcggatcggatctgaatccatgtatttttatattcaaagttccaccatataatagtaaataacatcaagtaaaaaaaatgaat from the Phoenix dactylifera cultivar Barhee BC4 chromosome 14, palm_55x_up_171113_PBpolish2nd_filt_p, whole genome shotgun sequence genome contains:
- the LOC103717538 gene encoding serine/threonine-protein kinase OXI1-like; the encoded protein is MADELPAPAPLDLGDLRAVAVLGRGAKGVVFLVRAPTSPEALALKAISRSSIEHKNNTDSASDDAYRRVWFERDVLLAVCHPLLPSLRGVVSTDKIVGFVIQRCSGGDLNALRRRQTERMFSDGVIRFYAAELVLALEYLHGLGIVYRDLKPENVLIQENGHLMLIDFDLSTRLPARPPEPLKVAAKKPEPHRRRDHPPPAAPAKKKRFPRWFSCNAGVSPESSDSPEEGFVSAGDESTSGSSASGKSNSFVGTEEYVAPEIIQGNGHDFAVDWWSLGVLLYEMLYGRTPFRGQNRKETFYRILTMEPELTGEQTPLRDLIRRLLEKDPGRRISSDGVKQHDFFRGVDWDSVLRISRPPFIPAVADWEEEGAEGHDPIDVEKSVQEVFGNRNDNGNGNAAANVLTDRISVGNKEEGTTDPSRTADFSVF